A region from the Candidatus Persebacteraceae bacterium Df01 genome encodes:
- the map gene encoding type I methionyl aminopeptidase, translated as MTIKIKTPADIEKMRIAGRLAADALDYIAPQVRVGISTGELDRLCHAYITDNGAIPAPLNYQPPGHSPYPKATCTSINNQVCHGIPDFRRLLKDGDILNIDVTVIKDGWHGDTCRMFYAGTPSVLARRLCETTRECLWLGIRAIRPGAHLGDIGYAIQSHAEAHHYSVVRDFCGHGLGDSFHEPPQVLHYGKPGSGPELKENMVFTIEPMINAGKYQVKILNDGWTAVTRDRSLSAQWEHTVRVTADGYEILTLSTTEIAKGT; from the coding sequence ATGACTATAAAAATCAAAACACCAGCGGATATTGAAAAAATGCGCATTGCCGGTCGGTTAGCCGCCGACGCACTAGATTACATCGCACCACAAGTGCGAGTGGGCATTAGCACAGGCGAACTAGACCGCCTCTGTCACGCCTACATCACCGATAACGGTGCTATTCCCGCCCCACTCAACTACCAACCGCCCGGCCACTCTCCCTACCCAAAAGCTACTTGTACTTCTATTAATAACCAAGTTTGTCACGGCATTCCTGATTTTAGGCGGCTGCTGAAAGACGGTGACATTTTGAACATTGACGTTACCGTTATCAAAGACGGCTGGCACGGCGATACCTGTCGCATGTTTTATGCCGGCACACCCTCGGTTCTTGCTCGCCGGCTTTGTGAAACCACGCGAGAATGTTTGTGGCTCGGTATTCGCGCGATACGTCCCGGTGCTCATTTGGGAGACATTGGCTACGCCATTCAATCCCATGCAGAGGCTCATCACTATAGTGTGGTGCGGGATTTTTGCGGTCATGGATTAGGTGATTCATTTCATGAACCACCGCAAGTACTGCATTATGGTAAACCGGGCAGCGGACCGGAACTTAAAGAAAATATGGTTTTTACTATTGAACCGATGATTAATGCTGGAAAATATCAGGTTAAAATTTTGAATGACGGCTGGACTGCGGTTACTCGCGACCGTAGCCTATCGGCACAGTGGGAACACACCGTGCGTGTTACCGCCGATGGTTACGAAATATTAACGCTATCAACAACAGAAATAGCGAAAGGCACATAA
- a CDS encoding GtrA family protein — protein sequence MGGVNTLFSYLVYLIALLAASPKAAYTISFIAGVLTSYLLHLKITFRTTHSRQKIILYPLIYIAQYFIGLLILTISITAGFAKELAPIFVIIVNVPLSFFVGRFVLRLS from the coding sequence ATGGGCGGCGTCAACACGCTTTTTTCTTATCTAGTCTATCTTATCGCGCTATTAGCAGCCAGCCCTAAGGCAGCATACACCATTTCTTTCATCGCCGGTGTGCTGACATCCTATTTATTACACCTAAAAATAACTTTTCGTACAACCCATAGTCGGCAAAAAATTATACTTTATCCTCTTATTTATATTGCGCAATATTTTATTGGCTTACTGATATTAACTATCTCCATAACTGCTGGATTCGCTAAAGAGCTAGCACCAATATTTGTCATTATCGTCAACGTTCCATTGTCTTTTTTTGTGGGTAGATTTGTTTTACGTCTGTCGTAG
- a CDS encoding glycosyltransferase yields the protein MNKQQSKPLLSIIVAVYEGSSLIGKTISTIFSYFEENLPDVNIEIISVDDGSKDDSYSCLLALRDVYGERLRVIRLSRNYGAVSALQAGIDHAKGDCVSNISQDMQDTPEMVAAMFRSWRDENSKVNFIIRTGERNEPFLKKVCANIYHRLFRWFIMPDYPSNGLGVCLIDKKIADIIRKNRERNLDIATYIFSLGYNHKVHPFPRPAPKLKHSHWTFTKNINLAIDNFTSFSYFPIRMMSVVGIIVATSSFLFAVYVIIGKLTAWYPINQPPGWATIVVLLSFLIGLVMIMLGVIGEYLWRTLDATRNRPLYAVDEIHED from the coding sequence ATGAACAAACAACAATCAAAACCTCTACTCTCAATCATAGTTGCTGTTTATGAAGGTTCTTCTTTGATTGGCAAAACCATCTCGACAATATTTTCCTATTTTGAGGAAAACTTACCAGATGTCAATATAGAAATAATAAGCGTAGATGATGGTTCCAAAGATGATTCATACAGTTGCCTTTTGGCATTGCGCGACGTATATGGGGAAAGACTCCGAGTCATTCGCCTGTCACGAAATTATGGGGCAGTATCCGCCCTACAGGCCGGCATAGATCACGCAAAGGGAGATTGTGTCAGCAATATTTCTCAAGACATGCAGGATACACCAGAAATGGTTGCAGCTATGTTTCGTTCATGGCGGGACGAAAACAGTAAGGTAAATTTTATTATTCGCACAGGCGAGCGAAATGAACCTTTTCTTAAGAAAGTTTGCGCCAACATTTATCATCGCCTTTTTCGCTGGTTTATAATGCCCGACTACCCTTCCAACGGATTAGGTGTCTGCCTGATAGATAAAAAAATTGCAGATATAATAAGAAAAAATCGTGAGCGTAATCTGGACATCGCCACTTATATTTTTTCATTAGGATACAATCACAAAGTTCATCCTTTCCCTCGTCCTGCTCCAAAACTAAAGCATAGCCACTGGACTTTTACGAAAAATATTAACCTAGCAATAGATAATTTCACTAGTTTTTCCTACTTTCCCATTCGTATGATGAGCGTAGTTGGCATTATCGTAGCAACGAGCAGTTTTTTATTTGCTGTATACGTAATCATTGGAAAATTAACCGCGTGGTATCCTATCAATCAGCCTCCTGGATGGGCAACTATCGTTGTTTTGCTCTCTTTTCTTATCGGGCTAGTAATGATTATGCTCGGCGTTATTGGTGAATATTTATGGCGAACTCTAGATGCGACAAGGAATAGACCTCTTTATGCGGTGGACGAAATACACGAAGACTGA
- a CDS encoding GNAT family N-acetyltransferase translates to MRIAQYSRADAQIWDDFINHCPMATFLHSRRFLSYHKNRFNDCSLLIFNNEKLCGVLPAAAEKRIVASHPGATYGGIVHNGRLSGKQMLAALSAVIAHYKDQKFQTLLYKAVPTYYHQRPYADDIYALHQKGARLLRCNLSSVIDLTDRGVVSTRRQRGKKKAIRANIRVDYGKSYAPAIWQLIEDNLLAQHNTVPAHTQTEILHLANLFSDNIIFYAGILKDSIVCGVVLFLSATVWHAQYIASNDEGRKIGALDFLFESLILQAQEKKIRYFSFGTSNIPSNGELNDGLHQFKQEFGAGSCAHLSHEISL, encoded by the coding sequence ATGCGCATCGCTCAATATTCCCGCGCAGATGCCCAAATTTGGGATGACTTTATCAATCATTGCCCAATGGCTACTTTTTTGCACAGTCGTCGCTTTTTGTCCTACCATAAAAATCGGTTTAATGACTGTTCACTTTTAATTTTTAATAACGAGAAACTGTGTGGTGTATTACCGGCGGCGGCAGAAAAACGAATTGTAGCAAGTCACCCCGGTGCAACCTACGGTGGCATCGTACATAACGGACGTCTCAGTGGAAAACAAATGCTCGCTGCGTTAAGCGCCGTTATTGCACACTATAAAGATCAAAAATTCCAAACTTTATTGTACAAGGCAGTGCCTACATATTATCACCAACGTCCCTACGCCGATGATATTTATGCCCTTCATCAAAAAGGAGCTCGGCTTCTGCGGTGCAATTTATCTTCGGTTATTGATTTAACGGACCGTGGCGTAGTAAGCACGCGCCGACAGCGCGGCAAAAAAAAAGCAATTCGGGCAAATATCCGTGTTGATTATGGGAAAAGCTATGCACCAGCAATTTGGCAGTTGATTGAGGATAATCTACTCGCTCAGCACAATACTGTTCCTGCCCACACACAGACGGAAATATTACATCTAGCTAACTTATTCTCCGACAACATTATTTTTTATGCTGGCATACTAAAAGACTCTATCGTGTGCGGTGTTGTTTTATTTTTGTCTGCTACTGTTTGGCATGCACAATATATTGCCTCTAACGATGAAGGAAGAAAAATTGGCGCGTTGGACTTTCTTTTTGAATCGCTTATCTTGCAGGCACAGGAAAAAAAAATTCGCTATTTCAGCTTCGGCACTTCTAATATTCCTAGCAATGGGGAGCTAAACGATGGCTTACACCAATTCAAACAGGAATTTGGCGCTGGTAGTTGTGCCCATTTATCGCATGAAATATCCTTGTAA
- a CDS encoding acetyltransferase, producing MKPEEIKQQGGKIVIIGAGEFGRIAYDYFNVDSNYEVVAFAVENKFLEKTAYCEIPVIAFEELPERYPPSDFDVFVALTYGHLNRDRSRLVEMSRQAGYRSVSYLSSSAFVSPNISIGENTFVFENNTIQHLCQLEDNVILWSGNHVGHRSVIRKNCFISSHVVISGFCDIGDNCFVGVNSTIGNNLTIGKDCTIGAGSIITSDLLENSSIAPPKSPVRENISRRLWKVRDNGMD from the coding sequence ATGAAACCAGAAGAGATTAAACAACAAGGTGGAAAAATTGTTATTATTGGTGCAGGCGAGTTTGGTAGAATAGCGTATGACTATTTTAACGTTGATTCAAATTATGAAGTAGTCGCCTTTGCGGTAGAAAATAAATTTTTGGAAAAAACCGCTTATTGCGAAATTCCCGTCATTGCTTTTGAAGAATTACCGGAAAGATACCCACCTAGCGATTTTGACGTTTTTGTTGCTTTAACTTACGGTCACCTCAACCGAGATCGTAGCCGATTAGTAGAGATGTCTCGCCAAGCTGGCTATCGTTCTGTTTCTTACCTAAGTTCATCAGCTTTTGTGTCACCTAACATCAGCATTGGCGAAAACACTTTCGTTTTTGAAAATAATACTATCCAACATCTTTGTCAGCTTGAAGATAATGTAATTTTGTGGAGCGGTAATCACGTCGGTCATCGTTCAGTAATCAGAAAAAACTGTTTTATTTCATCTCATGTGGTTATTTCAGGATTTTGCGATATTGGCGACAATTGTTTTGTTGGGGTCAATTCAACTATCGGTAACAATTTGACCATCGGAAAAGATTGTACAATTGGTGCAGGCTCGATTATCACGAGTGACCTACTGGAAAATTCCTCAATAGCGCCACCAAAATCTCCGGTAAGGGAAAACATTAGCCGACGGTTATGGAAAGTGCGCGATAATGGAATGGATTAA